The genome window CTCTATGGGAAGCTTATATAAAGTCCATAGGATAAACCTGTTTAGAAGAATAGGATATCAAGTCACAAGCAGTTTATCAAGAGTCCAAATTAACTTAGAAGACAGCTCTATGTTGCTAGCTCAATAAATCAAGACAAATCCAACATCTATTGCTATTGGACTTAAAAATAAACACGAAAAACCATATTGGAAGTTAAGCCCAATGAAAATCTTGAAAATTGATTGGCCTCACTAGCCTCATCAACCCTAAAAAAGTTATTGATCACATTTTGTCTGTTCGATATGTTCCAAAGAGAAGCGCCAATTTCTGACCGGAACCTGTCGCTAATTTTAAACTTATAAACTGCAGAAGCATCTATTCTTAAATAATCACGTAATCGTTGCTCGTTTGCTATGTCAAAATTTACATTCCCATTGGTTACTTCATTTCCCAATAAAGGTATGGAAGTGGGCTTTCCAGTTCTATAATTAAGCCCTGCAGACACATTCCAAGAGTCAATGCTATAGGTACTTCCCATAGTAAACGAGTGCGTAAGGTCATAATTACTAGGGAGTTGAATTTCTTCTAGACCTTCAAAAGTGTAAGTGTTGATCAGATAGGAATAACTCATCCAACTGCTGAATTTTCTAAACTTCTTCCTCAGCAGAAATTCGGCTCCATAAACATCATAGCTCCCCTGCTGTCTCTCAAATTCGTATTTAGTAGTAAAACCTTGACTTTGAGTGGTAATACCGTCTACTGTTTTGTAATAAGCTTTGGCGTCTAGCAGCCAACCCTTATTTTTATAGAGAACGCCTAAAGAGGCTTGTTTGCTTTCCATAATAGGAATGCTCTCGTTATCAGTAAGCTGCCATCGTCTGCTTTCAATTCCTAAAAAATCATTTTGAAAATTGATAATCTGCGATGTGCTTTGATGTTTAAATTCTCCCAATGCTTCGATTTCAAAATGATCGCCTAGAGTCTTGCGCAGGCTTAACCTAGGTTCTATAATTACTTTTTTAAATTTAGTCAGGTAATTTGCCCGTATTCCGGCGCGAACTGAAAAGTCTTTTGTAGCATTAGTAAACCAGGTCTGTCCAAAAGCTCCATGTTCTCTTAAAACTTCTTCATCACGTCTTACAAATCGCGGCAAATCAATATCCCTTAAATTAATGACTTCAGTTTCCGTAAAACTATATCCAAGTTTGAATTGCCATTTATTTTTTAAGACTACATTTTCAACTTTAAGGCTTGTTTCTGAAACTGTATTTTCTTGTAAAAAGAATTGCTGAGATAGCACATCAGCATTTATAGAACGCAATTTGTAATTGCTCTCATAAATGCTAAAACTGGTGAAAAAATCTTCTTTCCATTGTCTTTTGTAATGTATTCCTGCGCCGATGCTGTTTTGAGATGCGCTACTTTCTTTCGTCTGTAAATTTCCATTGAAACGAGCTGTTTCATTAAAGCTCAAGTTATTATTAAGAAGGATAAAATTCACCCGGAACACATCTTTGTCTGTGGGGCTATACAACCATCGTAAAGAGGTATCGTAAAAATCAAATCCTTGATCAGAACTGCTAACTTCTGCAGCGTTATTTTGAGCTTCTGTATATTGTGTGACTCGATCAAAATAGCTGTTGTAGGTTGGTGATCGATAAAGATCATCCAGTGATTTTCTAGAGGCTACTTGTAAAGAAGACTTATTACCTATCGGAATATTTGAAAACAATTCTGCATTTAAAAAATTGACTCCTAGGTTTCCGCTAAAATTTGAATTCACTTTTTTATCTGTCTGCATATGAATCGTTCCCGAAATTCCATCAGTAAACGATACATCTGTTCCATTATTAATGACACTTGTAGATTGAGTCATGTGAGGATTAAAGCTAGAGATGAGCCCAAAAAAATGACCTGTTTGGTACATTTTAATATCATCCCATAGTAGGAGGTTTTGATCATTTGATCCACCTCGTATATTGATATTTGAAACGGTTTCATCCACACTATTAATGCTCGGCAACGCCTGAACAGTTTGCAGCACGTCAGCCTCGATTAAACCAGGTAAAAGACTAAACTTATTATAGTCTATAGACGTGGTCCAATCTTCATTTTTATCAATTCCTCTAACCAGATAAGCCTCGAGTAACACGGTGTTTATAAATTCCTGTTCAACTGACATAGAAATGATAGCACATTCTACTAAATCAAACTTACTCGCTTGAAGTGTGATCGCCTTAAAGCCTATGTATCTAATACTTACTACTTCTTCCAAGGATGATAGATCGATCTCAAAATAACCAGTCGCATCACTCACCGCATCATCCTTGCTTCCAGAAATTGTTGCTCCTAAAAGCGGCTGCTGTAGTGGAGCATCATAAATAAACCCACAAAATTTAATGGCTTCAGAAATAGTTATAACCGCAGCACTAACTTGGTTAAACACCAGGTTCGTTTGCTCGGAGAGATTTTCAATCTTAAAGGTAAGGCTGGACTCTTTAGGTAAGGGGTACACTTTTACCTCTTTGAGGATACTGCTCTCATAATTAAAAACTACCGAATGAATTGCAGTAATCTCATTTAACACCTCTATAATAGGCACCTTTTGCATTTGACTTTGTCCAAATGAAGTTTGAAAAGCTAGAAAGATGGTTAGGAGAGCTATATAATATCTATTCATGTCCATTCCTGATCACTACCTCCTTATCATTCCGTATGATATAAGTCATATCAAGTGGTTGCGTTATAGATCTTAATGCATTCTCCAGATCATCATGTTCAAAAGCTCCTGTAAAACTCATAGTAGTGTCCGTTGGAAACTGAATTTTCACTTGGTACTGATCTTCTAATTCTAGAACCACATTTTTAAATGCAGCATTTTCAAAAACACTCATATTGTTCAACCAGGTAGGTTGCGATAACGACACATCACTTTTCAAAACTTTACCAGATCCTAGGGTAAATTCTGTACCTGCTGGTACTTGGACTAAGTTATTGTTATAAGCTACTTGTACCAAGCCTTCATAACAAGAAACTTTAAAAACACCTTCTCTAGACAACACATTAAATTCGGTACCTAAAACACTTACTGTTCCTTGATTGGTAATGACATCAAAACGTTTTCCTTTTTCTACATCAAAAAAGGCTTCCCCTTTAAGATTCAATACCCTTTTATCCTCCCATTTAGAGGCATTATAAAAAAGCTCAGAGGTTTCATTTAAGTTGACTATAGAGTTATCTGGAAGAGTAATTAATTCCTTTTGTCCGGTAATAGTGGCAAAAGTATTGATTTGGTCTCGATCTAAATAGGTGTAAATCCCAATACCAAGTATAAAAACAGCTGCTATTCTAGTAGCCAGGTTCCACCATTGAACAGTTTTTTTCTTTTTAATTTTTAACTTACTTTGAAGAAATTCAAAATCAGCAACTTTTTCCTGAGCACCTCCTTTGAAACGTTGTGCTTCTTCAATTATTTCTTTATATAATTCAGAGCCCTCTATAGCTTTAAAAGCCTTCGCCTCTGCCTCAGACAAGTCATTGTTCAACCATTTTTTAAGTAAATATTCTTTTTCCATTAGATGATGCTCTATATATAAAACAATTCAATTGAGAAATATCCCATAATTATTTTCGGTTCAATTCTTCTATTTGGCTTTTTAACTTTTTTAGTGCGGCATATATTCGGTGTTCCACCACCTTTTTAGTGACTCCTAGCATTTCTGCTATTTCATTATGGGTCTTGCCATCTACCTTGCTGAGTAAAAAAGCAACTCTTTCCTCTTCTTTCAAATCAGATAAAGCACCTTCGAGCTTTACTAAAAATTCTTTTTTACGCAAAATAAATTCAGGTGATTCGTTGGTATAGTCCTTAGGTTTTACCTTTTGATATTTAAGCACTACTTTTTGATGCTTCACTTCGTTTAACATCATATTTGTTGAAGTGGTATACAGATAAGACTTTGCTGCTTCTGGGGCTATTTTAGAACAATTTTCCCAAAGCTTTATAAATGCCTCTTGTACTTTGTCTGCTGGATTTAACAAAGCTCCATATTTATAAAGCAGAATATTACTCAAACTTTGGGCGTACTTTTCATATAGTTTTGAAAAATATAATTTATCGCAAATGTTTTTATGCAGAGATCTAGGCAATGAGTAGTTTTTCTTTGTTTAAGTCTAGAAAGGTAAATAAAAAACATAGATTTATCGGGAGAATCAATCCTTGAGTTGTTTTAATAATAAGAAGCCTATAATACAATAAAAACTATCTACACCTTATTATAAAATAGGATCACAAAATAAAAACTGAACCATGAAAACTTTTAAACCTTTACTGTTCCTCTTATTAGGATTGCTTATCATTTTCACTTCTTGTCGTTCAGAAAATGATTTATCTATTGATCCTCCTGCAGAAGAAGCCCTTACTGCAAATTCAGCAGTAGCACTTCTCCTGTTAAAGACTGCATTAAATGATGGTTCTTCAGATAATATTATAGACAGTGCCAACTGTTTAAGTGTACAACTACCTGTAACCCTTACTGTAAACGGAACCACCTTAATCGTAAATAATGAAGATGGTTATCAAGAAATTGAGGACATCATAGACTCGTTTAATGACGACATAGATTCCATAGTTATTTCTTATCCTATAGTAGTGGTTTTAGAAGACTATTCTACAGTCACTGTAAACTCTGATACAGAATTAAGGGCACTTGCTTCAAACTGTGCTGGTGAGAATGAAAATGATGATGACATTGAATGTATCGATTTTCAATATCCCATAACAGCATCTGTTTTTAATATAAACAATGATGTCATTAATACCATTACGATCAATAATGATAATGACATGTATGATTTTATAGATGACTTAGATCAATTTACAGCGGTAACCATCAACTTCCCGATTGCACTCTTACTTGCAGATGGCACTACACAAAACGTATCCACTATTCAAGAGCTAGAAAATGCTATTGAAGCCGCAGAGGACACTTGTGATGAAGACGATGATTACGACTACGATGATGACGATTGTGACTTTTGTACTACAAATGACCTGGACAGCCTTTTTGCCACTTGTACCGACTGGGAAGTAAGTGAGTTAGAAAGAAACGATACCGACCTTACAGATAGCTATGACGGTTACTTGTTCTCTTTCAATAATGATGGAACCTTAACCGTAGTAGATGGCACAACTACATGGAATGGGACTTGGACCGCTTCAGGAACAGGAAATAACATCACGGTAACTATAAATTTAAATGGATTACCCGATTTTAATACTACTTGGAACTTAGTAGAAATAGAACAAGAACCAGGTGAGGCTAATTTTGATTTGCAATTAGGTGATGACGAGTTAAGTTTTCTGAGCGACTGTTAAATAGCATAAAACCATTTTTTATTCTCAATAAATTAGAAGGCCAACCACCGTATTGTGGTTGGCTTTTTTATTGCACGCTTTCGCGAAAGCGGAAACAAATACATTCCACAACCTATAATCTGAACCATAATAAGTAACTAATTTGTAAAAAACCTAGATACTAAAATAGAGCATCATATAAATTCTGATATTTTTCTACTCCTACAGAAAAGAATAGGTTACTTAACAGATCATAAAACTAATGAATTACAACTTTATCCCGTTGCTATTGAATTGTTTAAATAACAAACGTGAAAAACGACAAATTTCTTGGGACTTTCAATCTTTGAGTTGTTTTAATTTATAGAGGCTGTATTTTAATAACTAAATAATAAAAACTGCCCAACACTAAAAAAACAAAACATGAAAACTTTAAAAATCACTTTATTCCTATTAGTAGGATTATTAATAAGCATTACTTCTTGTGATACAGATGATGGTTTAAATAATGATCGTACAGACGCGACCATTACCGCAAACTCAAATGTGGCACTTCTTATGAGTAAGACTGCAACCAATGATGGTTCTGCAGATAACATTATAGATAGTGCCAACTGTTTAAGTGTTCAATTACCGGTAACAGTTACCGTAAACGGCACCACACTTATCATTGATGACGAGGATGGATATGAGGATATTGAAGATATCATTGATCTATTCGATGATGATGTAGACAGTGTAGTCATCTCCTATCCCATTACAGTAATTCTAGCAGATTATTCAACAGTAACAGTAAACTCTGATACTGAATTAGCAACACTTACTGCAACTTGTACAGATGAAAATGACGATGATGATGACATCGAATGCATTGACTTTCAATACCCTATTACGGCGTCAGTTTTTGATACCAACAACGTGTTAGTGAATACGATTACCATCAATAACGATAATGACATGTATGATTTTATAGATGATCTGGAGGAGTTTGCGTCAGTAACAATTAATTTCCCTATTA of Nonlabens sp. Ci31 contains these proteins:
- a CDS encoding TonB-dependent receptor plug domain-containing protein — protein: MNRYYIALLTIFLAFQTSFGQSQMQKVPIIEVLNEITAIHSVVFNYESSILKEVKVYPLPKESSLTFKIENLSEQTNLVFNQVSAAVITISEAIKFCGFIYDAPLQQPLLGATISGSKDDAVSDATGYFEIDLSSLEEVVSIRYIGFKAITLQASKFDLVECAIISMSVEQEFINTVLLEAYLVRGIDKNEDWTTSIDYNKFSLLPGLIEADVLQTVQALPSINSVDETVSNINIRGGSNDQNLLLWDDIKMYQTGHFFGLISSFNPHMTQSTSVINNGTDVSFTDGISGTIHMQTDKKVNSNFSGNLGVNFLNAELFSNIPIGNKSSLQVASRKSLDDLYRSPTYNSYFDRVTQYTEAQNNAAEVSSSDQGFDFYDTSLRWLYSPTDKDVFRVNFILLNNNLSFNETARFNGNLQTKESSASQNSIGAGIHYKRQWKEDFFTSFSIYESNYKLRSINADVLSQQFFLQENTVSETSLKVENVVLKNKWQFKLGYSFTETEVINLRDIDLPRFVRRDEEVLREHGAFGQTWFTNATKDFSVRAGIRANYLTKFKKVIIEPRLSLRKTLGDHFEIEALGEFKHQSTSQIINFQNDFLGIESRRWQLTDNESIPIMESKQASLGVLYKNKGWLLDAKAYYKTVDGITTQSQGFTTKYEFERQQGSYDVYGAEFLLRKKFRKFSSWMSYSYLINTYTFEGLEEIQLPSNYDLTHSFTMGSTYSIDSWNVSAGLNYRTGKPTSIPLLGNEVTNGNVNFDIANEQRLRDYLRIDASAVYKFKISDRFRSEIGASLWNISNRQNVINNFFRVDEASEANQFSRFSLGLTSNMVFRVYF
- a CDS encoding RNA polymerase sigma factor, which gives rise to MPRSLHKNICDKLYFSKLYEKYAQSLSNILLYKYGALLNPADKVQEAFIKLWENCSKIAPEAAKSYLYTTSTNMMLNEVKHQKVVLKYQKVKPKDYTNESPEFILRKKEFLVKLEGALSDLKEEERVAFLLSKVDGKTHNEIAEMLGVTKKVVEHRIYAALKKLKSQIEELNRK
- a CDS encoding FecR family protein; this translates as MEKEYLLKKWLNNDLSEAEAKAFKAIEGSELYKEIIEEAQRFKGGAQEKVADFEFLQSKLKIKKKKTVQWWNLATRIAAVFILGIGIYTYLDRDQINTFATITGQKELITLPDNSIVNLNETSELFYNASKWEDKRVLNLKGEAFFDVEKGKRFDVITNQGTVSVLGTEFNVLSREGVFKVSCYEGLVQVAYNNNLVQVPAGTEFTLGSGKVLKSDVSLSQPTWLNNMSVFENAAFKNVVLELEDQYQVKIQFPTDTTMSFTGAFEHDDLENALRSITQPLDMTYIIRNDKEVVIRNGHE